Proteins encoded by one window of Megachile rotundata isolate GNS110a chromosome 10, iyMegRotu1, whole genome shotgun sequence:
- the Atg14 gene encoding autophagy related protein 14 isoform X2 — protein MATSSSEGSCTAPADFQLSSELEDVSSRLSVNLLKCPLCHNSRRIFYCRQCIQNGDFIHSTSVYSERFADKQLRLLRLKAARAQLEEKCMKALEKHKQRDKLICDINTCKERVRLLQSLVNETRQSINRGNQRLNVLKDVNSQLALRLPRHEERVEELHRYVNGLRAKQEKQKQAVDRKRQQLKKVIRTATKQLIQYIFPLSKVQPNRSLCSSEEDASSDVVTCALADASGTSYVRGRWVNDTDNALEVQHRIVAPTLPGTGDYSAYSLWVAANKDGVPGANKETAMHNPAYNISAALTYATQLVNIIAYYVNVRLPYKLAYGEFCGNEMSDQKFARKVARLNSNVLHLCFTQNTNITVLHPMHTLQNLMHLLNTEISDLGRIGPMEVDPNIVAQLHSHLIPDLENSDDSASDEEEDAFNWEWEAVPNVACPEMAVPIPGAMISQQSSSMQVNQSVAGGLVTSAAASIASIWRGWTTNK, from the exons ATGGCGACAAGCAGTTCCGAAGGATCTTGTACAGCACCTGCAGATTTTCAGCTTTCGTCTGAGCTGGAAGATGTTTCAAGTCGTTTAAGTGTAAATCTATTAAAGTGTCCACTGTGCCATAATAGTCGTCGAATTTTTTATTGTCGTCAGTGCATTCAAAATGGTGATTTTATCCATTCAACTTCTGTTTATTCCGAACG ATTTGCAGATAAACAATTGCGACTTTTACGGTTGAAAGCTGCAAGGGCCCAATTGGAAGAAAAATGCATGAAAGCTCTTGAAAAACATAAACAACGGGATAAACTG ATATGTGATATAAATACTTGTAAAGAAAGAGTTAGGTTGCTCCAGTCATTAGTGAATGAAACCAGGCAAAGTATAAATAGAG GTAATCAACGTTTAAATGTTCTCAAAGATGTAAATTCTCAGTTAGCACTTAGATTACCCAGACATGAAGAACGAGTAGAAGAGTTACATCGTTATGTTAATGGTTTGAGAGCGAAAcaagaaaaacaaaaacaagCTGTAGATAGAAAAAGACAACAACTAAAAAAAGTTATTAGAACTGCTACAAAACAATTGATTCAATATATTTTTCCATTATCTAAAGTACAACCTAATAGAAG TTTATGTAGTAGCGAGGAAGATGCTAGTTCAGATGTTGTAACATGTGCATTAGCAGATGCATCTGGAACATCATATGTTAGAGGCAGATGGGTTAATGATACAGACAATGCTTTAGAAGTTCAACATCGTATAGTAGCTCCAACTTTACCAGGAACTGGTGATTACAGTGCTTATTCTTTATGGG TGGCAGCAAATAAGGATGGAGTGCCAGGTGCAAATAAAGAAACTGCAATGCATAATCCAGCATACAATATCAGTGCTGCTTTAACTTATGCTACACAGTTAGTTAATATTATTGCTTATTATGTTAATGTAAGGCTGCCATATAAACTTGCTTATGG agaATTTTGTGGAAACGAAATGTCAGatcaaaaatttgcaagaaaagTAGCAAGACTTAATAGTAATGTTTTACATTTATGTTTTACACAAAATACTAATATCACAGTTTTACATCCAATGCATACTTTGCAAAACTTGATGCATCTGCTCAATACGGAAATTAGTGATCTTGGAAG AATTGGTCCAATGGAAGTTGATCCAAACATTGTAGCACAATTGCACAGTCACTTAATTCCAGATTTAGAAAATAGTGACGATTCTGCTTCAGATGAAGAGGAAGATGCTTTTAATTGGGAATGGGAGGCT GTACCAAATGTTGCTTGTCCTGAAATGGCAGTTCCCATTCCTGGTGCAATGATTAGTCAACAATCTTCCAGTATGCAAGTGAATCAAAGTGTTGCTGGTGGTTTAGTTACAAGTGCTGCAGCAAGTATAGCCTCCATCTGGCGTGGATGGACAACAAACAAATAG
- the Atg14 gene encoding autophagy related protein 14 isoform X4, which yields MATSSSEGSCTAPADFQLSSELEDVSSRLSVNLLKCPLCHNSRRIFYCRQCIQNGDFIHSTSVYSERFADKQLRLLRLKAARAQLEEKCMKALEKHKQRDKLLALRLPRHEERVEELHRYVNGLRAKQEKQKQAVDRKRQQLKKVIRTATKQLIQYIFPLSKVQPNRSLCSSEEDASSDVVTCALADASGTSYVRGRWVNDTDNALEVQHRIVAPTLPGTGDYSAYSLWVAANKDGVPGANKETAMHNPAYNISAALTYATQLVNIIAYYVNVRLPYKLAYGEFCGNEMSDQKFARKVARLNSNVLHLCFTQNTNITVLHPMHTLQNLMHLLNTEISDLGRIGPMEVDPNIVAQLHSHLIPDLENSDDSASDEEEDAFNWEWEAVPNVACPEMAVPIPGAMISQQSSSMQVNQSVAGGLVTSAAASIASIWRGWTTNK from the exons ATGGCGACAAGCAGTTCCGAAGGATCTTGTACAGCACCTGCAGATTTTCAGCTTTCGTCTGAGCTGGAAGATGTTTCAAGTCGTTTAAGTGTAAATCTATTAAAGTGTCCACTGTGCCATAATAGTCGTCGAATTTTTTATTGTCGTCAGTGCATTCAAAATGGTGATTTTATCCATTCAACTTCTGTTTATTCCGAACG ATTTGCAGATAAACAATTGCGACTTTTACGGTTGAAAGCTGCAAGGGCCCAATTGGAAGAAAAATGCATGAAAGCTCTTGAAAAACATAAACAACGGGATAAACTG TTAGCACTTAGATTACCCAGACATGAAGAACGAGTAGAAGAGTTACATCGTTATGTTAATGGTTTGAGAGCGAAAcaagaaaaacaaaaacaagCTGTAGATAGAAAAAGACAACAACTAAAAAAAGTTATTAGAACTGCTACAAAACAATTGATTCAATATATTTTTCCATTATCTAAAGTACAACCTAATAGAAG TTTATGTAGTAGCGAGGAAGATGCTAGTTCAGATGTTGTAACATGTGCATTAGCAGATGCATCTGGAACATCATATGTTAGAGGCAGATGGGTTAATGATACAGACAATGCTTTAGAAGTTCAACATCGTATAGTAGCTCCAACTTTACCAGGAACTGGTGATTACAGTGCTTATTCTTTATGGG TGGCAGCAAATAAGGATGGAGTGCCAGGTGCAAATAAAGAAACTGCAATGCATAATCCAGCATACAATATCAGTGCTGCTTTAACTTATGCTACACAGTTAGTTAATATTATTGCTTATTATGTTAATGTAAGGCTGCCATATAAACTTGCTTATGG agaATTTTGTGGAAACGAAATGTCAGatcaaaaatttgcaagaaaagTAGCAAGACTTAATAGTAATGTTTTACATTTATGTTTTACACAAAATACTAATATCACAGTTTTACATCCAATGCATACTTTGCAAAACTTGATGCATCTGCTCAATACGGAAATTAGTGATCTTGGAAG AATTGGTCCAATGGAAGTTGATCCAAACATTGTAGCACAATTGCACAGTCACTTAATTCCAGATTTAGAAAATAGTGACGATTCTGCTTCAGATGAAGAGGAAGATGCTTTTAATTGGGAATGGGAGGCT GTACCAAATGTTGCTTGTCCTGAAATGGCAGTTCCCATTCCTGGTGCAATGATTAGTCAACAATCTTCCAGTATGCAAGTGAATCAAAGTGTTGCTGGTGGTTTAGTTACAAGTGCTGCAGCAAGTATAGCCTCCATCTGGCGTGGATGGACAACAAACAAATAG
- the Atg14 gene encoding autophagy related protein 14 isoform X1: MATSSSEGSCTAPADFQLSSELEDVSSRLSVNLLKCPLCHNSRRIFYCRQCIQNGDFIHSTSVYSERFADKQLRLLRLKAARAQLEEKCMKALEKHKQRDKLICDINTCKERVRLLQSLVNETRQSINRGNQRLNVLKDVNSQLALRLPRHEERVEELHRYVNGLRAKQEKQKQAVDRKRQQLKKVIRTATKQLIQYIFPLSKVQPNRSLCSSEEDASSDVVTCALADASGTSYVRGRWVNDTDNALEVQHRIVAPTLPGTGDYSAYSLWGIYYFKFTLFYFSKPFGKYSFIRLVAANKDGVPGANKETAMHNPAYNISAALTYATQLVNIIAYYVNVRLPYKLAYGEFCGNEMSDQKFARKVARLNSNVLHLCFTQNTNITVLHPMHTLQNLMHLLNTEISDLGRIGPMEVDPNIVAQLHSHLIPDLENSDDSASDEEEDAFNWEWEAVPNVACPEMAVPIPGAMISQQSSSMQVNQSVAGGLVTSAAASIASIWRGWTTNK; this comes from the exons ATGGCGACAAGCAGTTCCGAAGGATCTTGTACAGCACCTGCAGATTTTCAGCTTTCGTCTGAGCTGGAAGATGTTTCAAGTCGTTTAAGTGTAAATCTATTAAAGTGTCCACTGTGCCATAATAGTCGTCGAATTTTTTATTGTCGTCAGTGCATTCAAAATGGTGATTTTATCCATTCAACTTCTGTTTATTCCGAACG ATTTGCAGATAAACAATTGCGACTTTTACGGTTGAAAGCTGCAAGGGCCCAATTGGAAGAAAAATGCATGAAAGCTCTTGAAAAACATAAACAACGGGATAAACTG ATATGTGATATAAATACTTGTAAAGAAAGAGTTAGGTTGCTCCAGTCATTAGTGAATGAAACCAGGCAAAGTATAAATAGAG GTAATCAACGTTTAAATGTTCTCAAAGATGTAAATTCTCAGTTAGCACTTAGATTACCCAGACATGAAGAACGAGTAGAAGAGTTACATCGTTATGTTAATGGTTTGAGAGCGAAAcaagaaaaacaaaaacaagCTGTAGATAGAAAAAGACAACAACTAAAAAAAGTTATTAGAACTGCTACAAAACAATTGATTCAATATATTTTTCCATTATCTAAAGTACAACCTAATAGAAG TTTATGTAGTAGCGAGGAAGATGCTAGTTCAGATGTTGTAACATGTGCATTAGCAGATGCATCTGGAACATCATATGTTAGAGGCAGATGGGTTAATGATACAGACAATGCTTTAGAAGTTCAACATCGTATAGTAGCTCCAACTTTACCAGGAACTGGTGATTACAGTGCTTATTCTTTATGGGGTATATATTACttcaaatttactttattttattttagtaaacCATTTGGTAAATATTCGTTCATTCGTTTAGTGGCAGCAAATAAGGATGGAGTGCCAGGTGCAAATAAAGAAACTGCAATGCATAATCCAGCATACAATATCAGTGCTGCTTTAACTTATGCTACACAGTTAGTTAATATTATTGCTTATTATGTTAATGTAAGGCTGCCATATAAACTTGCTTATGG agaATTTTGTGGAAACGAAATGTCAGatcaaaaatttgcaagaaaagTAGCAAGACTTAATAGTAATGTTTTACATTTATGTTTTACACAAAATACTAATATCACAGTTTTACATCCAATGCATACTTTGCAAAACTTGATGCATCTGCTCAATACGGAAATTAGTGATCTTGGAAG AATTGGTCCAATGGAAGTTGATCCAAACATTGTAGCACAATTGCACAGTCACTTAATTCCAGATTTAGAAAATAGTGACGATTCTGCTTCAGATGAAGAGGAAGATGCTTTTAATTGGGAATGGGAGGCT GTACCAAATGTTGCTTGTCCTGAAATGGCAGTTCCCATTCCTGGTGCAATGATTAGTCAACAATCTTCCAGTATGCAAGTGAATCAAAGTGTTGCTGGTGGTTTAGTTACAAGTGCTGCAGCAAGTATAGCCTCCATCTGGCGTGGATGGACAACAAACAAATAG
- the Atg14 gene encoding autophagy related protein 14 isoform X3 yields the protein MATSSSEGSCTAPADFQLSSELEDVSSRLSVNLLKCPLCHNSRRIFYCRQCIQNGDFIHSTSVYSERFADKQLRLLRLKAARAQLEEKCMKALEKHKQRDKLICDINTCKERVRLLQSLVNETRQSINRGNQRLNVLKDVNSQLALRLPRHEERVEELHRYVNGLRAKQEKQKQAVDRKRQQLKKVIRTATKQLIQYIFPLSKVQPNRSLCSSEEDASSDVVTCALADASGTSYVRGRWVNDTDNALEVQHRIVAPTLPGTVAANKDGVPGANKETAMHNPAYNISAALTYATQLVNIIAYYVNVRLPYKLAYGEFCGNEMSDQKFARKVARLNSNVLHLCFTQNTNITVLHPMHTLQNLMHLLNTEISDLGRIGPMEVDPNIVAQLHSHLIPDLENSDDSASDEEEDAFNWEWEAVPNVACPEMAVPIPGAMISQQSSSMQVNQSVAGGLVTSAAASIASIWRGWTTNK from the exons ATGGCGACAAGCAGTTCCGAAGGATCTTGTACAGCACCTGCAGATTTTCAGCTTTCGTCTGAGCTGGAAGATGTTTCAAGTCGTTTAAGTGTAAATCTATTAAAGTGTCCACTGTGCCATAATAGTCGTCGAATTTTTTATTGTCGTCAGTGCATTCAAAATGGTGATTTTATCCATTCAACTTCTGTTTATTCCGAACG ATTTGCAGATAAACAATTGCGACTTTTACGGTTGAAAGCTGCAAGGGCCCAATTGGAAGAAAAATGCATGAAAGCTCTTGAAAAACATAAACAACGGGATAAACTG ATATGTGATATAAATACTTGTAAAGAAAGAGTTAGGTTGCTCCAGTCATTAGTGAATGAAACCAGGCAAAGTATAAATAGAG GTAATCAACGTTTAAATGTTCTCAAAGATGTAAATTCTCAGTTAGCACTTAGATTACCCAGACATGAAGAACGAGTAGAAGAGTTACATCGTTATGTTAATGGTTTGAGAGCGAAAcaagaaaaacaaaaacaagCTGTAGATAGAAAAAGACAACAACTAAAAAAAGTTATTAGAACTGCTACAAAACAATTGATTCAATATATTTTTCCATTATCTAAAGTACAACCTAATAGAAG TTTATGTAGTAGCGAGGAAGATGCTAGTTCAGATGTTGTAACATGTGCATTAGCAGATGCATCTGGAACATCATATGTTAGAGGCAGATGGGTTAATGATACAGACAATGCTTTAGAAGTTCAACATCGTATAGTAGCTCCAACTTTACCAGGAACTG TGGCAGCAAATAAGGATGGAGTGCCAGGTGCAAATAAAGAAACTGCAATGCATAATCCAGCATACAATATCAGTGCTGCTTTAACTTATGCTACACAGTTAGTTAATATTATTGCTTATTATGTTAATGTAAGGCTGCCATATAAACTTGCTTATGG agaATTTTGTGGAAACGAAATGTCAGatcaaaaatttgcaagaaaagTAGCAAGACTTAATAGTAATGTTTTACATTTATGTTTTACACAAAATACTAATATCACAGTTTTACATCCAATGCATACTTTGCAAAACTTGATGCATCTGCTCAATACGGAAATTAGTGATCTTGGAAG AATTGGTCCAATGGAAGTTGATCCAAACATTGTAGCACAATTGCACAGTCACTTAATTCCAGATTTAGAAAATAGTGACGATTCTGCTTCAGATGAAGAGGAAGATGCTTTTAATTGGGAATGGGAGGCT GTACCAAATGTTGCTTGTCCTGAAATGGCAGTTCCCATTCCTGGTGCAATGATTAGTCAACAATCTTCCAGTATGCAAGTGAATCAAAGTGTTGCTGGTGGTTTAGTTACAAGTGCTGCAGCAAGTATAGCCTCCATCTGGCGTGGATGGACAACAAACAAATAG